A single genomic interval of Terriglobus albidus harbors:
- the hydA gene encoding dihydropyrimidinase has product MGLLLKNGEIVTATERYVADVYVEGETIARIGQNLDVAPGTEVIDCTGKFVFPGFIDPHVHIYLPFMGTFARDTYRTASVAALTGGTTTLIEMCCPSRGEDALEGYKLWKSKAEGQSACDYTFHMAVSRFDEGTEAQLREIVADGTTSFKIFLSYKNFFGVTDDEMYQTLKLAHDLGVIVTAHCENAELVGRLQQKLLSEGKTGPEWHEPSRPEVVEMEGTTRFCTFLETTGARGYVVHLSCMPALKAASDAKKRGVKVSVESVLPHFLLDKTMAERLGVEGMKHVMSPPLRQKHNQQALWEALAAGEVDTVGTDHCPFTTEQKLMGKDAFTAIPNGIPGVEERVPLIYTYGVSRGSLGLNRFVDALSTRPAKLFGLYPKKGTIALGSDADLVVYDPAYRGAVSAKTHKTNTDYSGFEGFELDGRPSLVTVRGQVQVRDGEFVGTIGRGQFLRRKPELQHAD; this is encoded by the coding sequence ATGGGCCTTCTGCTCAAGAACGGTGAGATCGTTACGGCGACCGAACGCTATGTCGCCGACGTTTATGTTGAAGGTGAGACCATCGCCCGTATCGGGCAGAACCTGGATGTTGCTCCCGGTACAGAGGTGATCGATTGCACGGGAAAGTTTGTCTTTCCTGGCTTTATCGACCCTCACGTCCATATCTATCTGCCGTTTATGGGAACCTTCGCCCGGGATACTTACAGGACTGCCTCTGTGGCAGCTCTGACCGGAGGGACGACGACTCTGATTGAGATGTGCTGTCCTTCGCGCGGCGAGGATGCGCTGGAAGGGTACAAACTCTGGAAGTCGAAGGCAGAGGGGCAATCGGCGTGTGACTATACCTTCCACATGGCGGTCAGCCGCTTTGACGAGGGGACGGAGGCACAGCTTCGCGAGATTGTTGCCGACGGAACTACGAGCTTCAAGATATTCCTCTCCTATAAGAACTTCTTCGGTGTGACCGACGACGAGATGTATCAGACACTGAAGCTCGCGCACGATCTGGGCGTGATCGTGACGGCGCATTGCGAGAACGCGGAGCTGGTGGGGCGTCTGCAGCAGAAGCTCCTCTCTGAAGGAAAGACCGGACCGGAGTGGCACGAGCCCAGCCGTCCGGAGGTTGTGGAGATGGAGGGCACGACCCGGTTCTGCACTTTCTTGGAGACGACCGGAGCCAGGGGGTATGTCGTCCACCTTTCGTGCATGCCTGCATTGAAGGCGGCCTCCGATGCGAAGAAGCGCGGTGTCAAAGTTTCCGTCGAGTCGGTGCTGCCGCATTTTCTGCTTGATAAGACCATGGCGGAGCGCCTGGGCGTCGAGGGGATGAAGCATGTCATGTCGCCTCCGCTGCGGCAGAAGCACAACCAGCAGGCATTGTGGGAGGCGCTCGCGGCAGGTGAGGTCGATACGGTTGGAACCGATCACTGTCCGTTCACCACAGAACAGAAACTGATGGGGAAGGACGCGTTTACCGCGATCCCCAACGGCATTCCGGGCGTGGAGGAGCGGGTGCCGCTGATCTACACCTATGGCGTAAGCCGGGGAAGTCTCGGTTTGAACCGGTTTGTGGATGCGCTGAGCACCAGGCCGGCGAAGCTCTTCGGGCTTTATCCGAAGAAGGGAACCATCGCTTTGGGGAGCGATGCGGATCTGGTGGTCTATGACCCTGCCTATCGCGGTGCGGTCTCAGCAAAGACACACAAGACCAACACGGACTACAGCGGTTTTGAAGGATTCGAGCTTGACGGTCGGCCCTCCCTGGTGACGGTGCGTGGGCAGGTGCAGGTTCGCGATGGAGAATTTGTAGGGACAATCGGCCGTGGTCAGTTCCTGCGCCGGAAACCGGAGCTGCAGCATGCCGATTAA
- a CDS encoding ABC transporter permease, with the protein MRFELFIAARYLRAKRRQAVIGIITGISVAGVAAGVMSLIIALAITNGMQRDLQDRLLSSTAHVDLMRIASDGISDWQTLLARLKQQPHVTAAAPGLYGQVLVSRGAKSGGALIKGVIPADERTVSGLLQQVNQGSAAALEKQGPIAVPPIVIGKDLAETIGAAVGDTVLVTSPQGGLTPIGIVPKYQRYSVVGIFHSGFYQYDSSYTFMRLADAQRLFSEPDLISVISFKVDDLYKANEIGRQIEAAAGQGFQTTNWMEQNRELFRALKLEQIVTFIVLGLIVCVAALNILIALTMMVMEKTKDIAVLMSFGVRADQIRRIFLFQGLLISVLGTAIGLVLGYGLSVFGGHYRFPLDASVYSIDHLPFAPSITDGLLVSAVSLGVSLLATLYPSTSAARVLPAEALRYE; encoded by the coding sequence GTGAGATTTGAGCTCTTTATTGCTGCGCGGTACCTGCGGGCCAAGCGGAGACAAGCTGTCATCGGCATCATTACCGGGATTTCCGTCGCCGGTGTCGCCGCCGGCGTGATGTCGCTGATTATTGCGCTGGCTATCACCAATGGCATGCAGCGCGACCTGCAGGATCGGCTGCTGAGCTCTACGGCGCACGTGGATCTGATGCGCATCGCCTCCGACGGCATCTCCGACTGGCAGACGCTGTTGGCTCGCCTGAAGCAGCAACCCCATGTCACCGCCGCTGCTCCCGGACTATATGGGCAGGTTCTGGTCTCCCGAGGCGCAAAATCCGGGGGCGCTCTTATTAAAGGAGTCATCCCGGCAGATGAGCGCACCGTCAGCGGCCTGTTGCAGCAGGTAAATCAGGGCTCGGCAGCGGCACTGGAGAAGCAGGGGCCGATCGCTGTTCCTCCAATCGTTATCGGTAAGGACCTGGCGGAGACCATTGGAGCTGCCGTAGGGGACACGGTGCTCGTGACCAGCCCTCAGGGAGGTTTGACGCCGATCGGGATCGTACCGAAATATCAGCGGTACTCGGTCGTCGGCATCTTCCACTCCGGCTTCTATCAGTACGACTCCAGCTATACCTTCATGCGGCTGGCGGATGCGCAAAGACTCTTCTCCGAGCCCGATCTGATTTCGGTCATCAGCTTCAAAGTGGATGACCTCTACAAAGCCAACGAGATCGGCCGCCAGATCGAGGCAGCCGCCGGGCAGGGCTTCCAGACGACCAACTGGATGGAGCAGAACCGTGAGCTCTTCCGCGCTTTGAAGCTCGAACAGATTGTGACGTTCATTGTGCTGGGATTGATCGTGTGTGTCGCCGCGCTCAACATTCTGATCGCTCTGACCATGATGGTGATGGAGAAGACCAAGGATATCGCCGTCCTGATGAGCTTCGGAGTCCGTGCCGACCAGATACGCCGGATCTTCCTGTTCCAGGGGTTGTTGATTAGCGTCCTGGGAACCGCTATCGGCCTGGTGCTGGGGTACGGACTCTCTGTCTTCGGCGGCCACTATCGGTTCCCCCTGGACGCATCGGTTTACTCGATCGATCATCTGCCGTTCGCGCCCAGCATCACAGATGGGCTTCTGGTCTCAGCGGTATCGCTGGGCGTCTCGCTACTGGCGACGCTCTATCCTTCCACCTCAGCGGCGCGGGTGCTGCCGGCGGAGGCGCTGCGATATGAGTAA
- a CDS encoding peptidylprolyl isomerase, protein MIRILQKDNRLTKALFAVIIGAAVVTMVITLVPGIFDNDATTSGIYASVRRPGVFGRFGQAEDIPTTQVNAIAERQLQAQRLPDFALPFMAQRVAQGLIQRAVLKQEAARLHLEVTESDVRNELRTRYAQIFFPGGNFIGEEKYKQLITSQGISVSDFEKDVRDSLLLDRLQSTITGGVTVSDNAVREAFRKQGLKVKFDYALISADDLKKSLNPTDAELEAFFKTNAARYATAVPEARKLSYIAFDVSSLPGGRPQISDADIQSYYNQHLAEYKVDAQVKVRHILISVAPGSDAKTDAAAKAKAESLQKQVKGGADFAKLAKENSDDPGSKERGGDLGMVRKGQMVPEFEKQSFSTPVGQTSDVFKTQFGYHFLQVTEKQDERTKPLAEVKDTIRPILEQQKVGGAMQNFANQLAAEAAKQGLAGAAAAHGLKVQTTDYLGADGVIAGVPDGSSMLSKAFSTVKGAAPVSVATGEGFAIFQVDDIHAAHAPAFADWKSHVADDYKADKVPQLLNAKLKALADRAKLLNDLKKAAAEEKITVKTSDLVDAAGSVPDVGSMSGPASAAFDLPKGGVSGPINSGANGIVLAVVEKQEPTAEEIAKNFSRTRDAMLNQQRQEVFSVYVTKLVEDYEKAGAIKLNKQAAQTGLQ, encoded by the coding sequence ATGATCCGCATTCTTCAGAAAGACAATCGCCTCACGAAAGCTCTCTTCGCCGTCATCATCGGCGCTGCCGTTGTCACCATGGTCATTACGCTGGTCCCTGGCATCTTTGACAACGATGCGACTACCAGCGGGATCTATGCCAGTGTCCGGCGGCCGGGCGTCTTTGGCCGCTTTGGCCAGGCGGAAGATATCCCCACCACCCAGGTGAACGCGATCGCGGAGCGTCAGCTTCAGGCGCAGCGCCTGCCGGACTTCGCTCTGCCGTTCATGGCACAGCGTGTCGCCCAGGGCCTGATCCAGCGTGCGGTTCTGAAGCAGGAAGCGGCGCGGCTGCACCTGGAAGTGACTGAGAGCGATGTTCGCAATGAGCTTCGCACCCGCTACGCACAGATCTTCTTCCCGGGTGGCAACTTCATCGGGGAAGAGAAGTACAAGCAGCTCATCACGTCGCAGGGCATCTCGGTTTCGGACTTCGAGAAGGACGTACGCGACAGCCTGCTGCTGGATCGTCTGCAGTCGACGATTACCGGCGGCGTGACCGTCAGCGACAACGCGGTCCGCGAGGCGTTTCGCAAGCAGGGTCTGAAGGTAAAGTTCGACTACGCATTGATCAGCGCCGACGATCTTAAGAAGAGCCTGAACCCCACCGATGCGGAGCTGGAGGCGTTCTTCAAGACCAATGCGGCTCGCTATGCCACGGCGGTTCCTGAAGCTCGTAAGCTGAGCTACATCGCTTTCGACGTGTCGAGCCTGCCGGGTGGACGTCCGCAAATCTCCGATGCCGATATCCAGAGCTACTACAACCAGCATCTGGCTGAGTACAAGGTCGACGCGCAGGTAAAGGTACGTCACATCCTCATCTCCGTGGCTCCTGGTTCTGACGCCAAGACCGATGCCGCTGCCAAGGCCAAGGCCGAGAGCCTGCAGAAGCAGGTGAAGGGCGGCGCCGACTTTGCCAAGCTGGCGAAGGAGAACTCTGACGATCCGGGCAGCAAGGAACGTGGTGGTGACCTCGGAATGGTCCGCAAGGGACAGATGGTGCCCGAGTTCGAGAAGCAGTCGTTCTCCACGCCCGTCGGCCAGACCTCGGATGTCTTCAAGACCCAGTTCGGCTACCACTTCCTGCAGGTGACCGAGAAGCAGGATGAGCGCACCAAGCCGCTGGCCGAGGTGAAGGACACCATTCGCCCGATCCTGGAGCAGCAGAAGGTGGGCGGCGCGATGCAGAACTTTGCCAACCAGCTTGCGGCGGAAGCTGCCAAGCAGGGACTGGCTGGTGCTGCCGCGGCACACGGTCTCAAGGTACAGACGACCGATTATCTGGGCGCGGACGGCGTGATCGCCGGCGTTCCTGATGGCTCGTCGATGCTGAGCAAGGCCTTCTCCACCGTCAAGGGTGCTGCTCCTGTCTCGGTGGCGACCGGCGAAGGTTTCGCTATCTTCCAGGTTGACGATATCCATGCGGCACATGCGCCGGCCTTCGCTGACTGGAAGTCGCATGTTGCCGATGACTATAAAGCTGATAAGGTTCCCCAGTTGCTGAATGCGAAGCTGAAGGCTCTGGCTGATCGCGCCAAGCTGCTGAACGATCTGAAGAAGGCTGCGGCGGAGGAGAAGATCACGGTCAAGACCAGCGATCTGGTGGATGCAGCCGGAAGTGTTCCGGACGTGGGCAGCATGAGCGGCCCGGCCTCGGCGGCCTTCGATCTGCCGAAGGGCGGCGTCTCCGGCCCGATCAACAGCGGCGCCAACGGCATTGTGTTGGCTGTGGTCGAGAAGCAGGAGCCGACGGCGGAAGAGATTGCCAAGAACTTCTCCCGCACCCGTGATGCCATGCTGAACCAGCAACGCCAGGAGGTCTTCTCGGTTTACGTCACCAAACTGGTGGAAGACTATGAGAAGGCGGGCGCCATCAAGCTGAACAAGCAGGCGGCTCAGACCGGACTTCAGTAA
- a CDS encoding Zn-dependent hydrolase: MPINPQRMLADLRELRSLTADEDGAQRVAWTPTWLKARAWFYEKLKALPVTQHLDAAGNNWVTLPGKSGKTLVLGSHLDSVPNGGWLDGCLGVLCGLEILRGLNEDYDGKPPFTVRLVDWADEEGARFGRSLFGSSAFAGTHTIGADRVRRDRDGITLEDALRQCGVDVEKIGGASVERGDIAAYLELHIEQGPVLERLGLPLGVVLGTKGVERHAITFHGQEAHSGSTPMGDRRDALAAAAKLALEIRSIAGKHADAVCTMGSVKTFPGIVTAVVGRCEATLDQRDLDVDVLAGMYADAKAASERFAAEERCTVEWSKIWNIEPIPFHPELIALCDEAVREVSGTSHRMPSGPLHDAAEVCRAGIPTVMMFVQSLQGISHNKIEDTRPEHLEMAALAFDRLARKTLGWMASA, from the coding sequence ATGCCGATTAATCCGCAACGCATGCTTGCCGATCTGCGGGAGCTGCGCTCGCTGACCGCTGATGAGGATGGGGCTCAACGTGTGGCTTGGACGCCCACCTGGTTGAAGGCCCGGGCCTGGTTCTACGAAAAGCTGAAAGCGCTTCCAGTCACGCAGCACCTGGACGCCGCCGGCAATAACTGGGTGACGCTTCCGGGTAAGAGCGGGAAGACGCTGGTTCTTGGCAGCCACCTGGACTCAGTTCCAAACGGTGGATGGCTCGATGGCTGTCTCGGTGTGCTGTGCGGCCTCGAGATTCTGCGTGGTCTCAACGAGGACTATGACGGCAAGCCGCCGTTTACTGTTCGGCTGGTGGATTGGGCAGACGAAGAAGGCGCGCGCTTCGGCCGTAGTCTGTTCGGCTCATCTGCTTTTGCTGGAACGCATACGATCGGAGCCGATCGTGTTCGCAGAGATCGTGACGGCATCACGCTGGAAGATGCGTTGCGGCAGTGTGGCGTAGACGTTGAGAAGATTGGTGGCGCCTCGGTCGAGCGTGGCGACATAGCCGCGTATCTCGAGCTGCATATCGAACAGGGACCGGTGCTGGAGCGCCTGGGGTTGCCTCTCGGTGTCGTGTTGGGGACGAAGGGAGTGGAGCGGCACGCGATTACCTTCCATGGCCAGGAGGCGCACTCGGGATCGACCCCGATGGGAGATCGCCGGGATGCCCTGGCTGCTGCCGCCAAGCTGGCGCTGGAGATTCGCTCGATCGCGGGCAAACACGCGGATGCGGTGTGCACCATGGGCAGTGTGAAGACCTTCCCCGGCATTGTGACGGCGGTCGTCGGCAGGTGTGAAGCGACACTCGATCAGCGCGATCTCGATGTCGATGTCCTGGCAGGAATGTATGCCGATGCCAAAGCCGCCAGCGAGCGATTTGCAGCAGAGGAACGCTGTACGGTGGAGTGGTCGAAGATCTGGAATATCGAGCCGATTCCGTTTCATCCTGAGCTGATTGCGCTGTGCGATGAGGCGGTCCGCGAGGTTTCGGGAACGTCGCACCGCATGCCTTCCGGTCCGCTGCACGATGCAGCAGAGGTCTGCCGCGCCGGCATCCCAACCGTGATGATGTTTGTTCAGTCGCTGCAGGGCATCAGTCACAACAAGATCGAAGACACCCGTCCCGAACATCTGGAGATGGCTGCTCTCGCCTTTGACCGGCTCGCGCGTAAGACGCTGGGATGGATGGCGAGCGCGTGA
- a CDS encoding DUF4126 family protein gives MLLLQVFGIGIVAGMRTMMPLVMLSWAARLGVLHLENTSLAFLGAAWAPWVCSAAGIAELVADKLPFTPSRKTPPQFGARIVTGTFGGIVLGLAGGSLPLGICGGVAGAVVGTLFWAWARGKMAEIYGKDMPAALTEDVAAVVLGLVTSGLLY, from the coding sequence ATGCTCCTGCTGCAAGTGTTTGGGATTGGAATCGTTGCCGGTATGCGCACCATGATGCCGCTGGTGATGCTGAGCTGGGCGGCTCGGCTTGGCGTGCTGCATCTGGAGAACACCAGCCTGGCGTTTCTGGGGGCGGCCTGGGCGCCGTGGGTCTGTTCGGCGGCAGGAATTGCCGAGCTGGTCGCGGATAAGCTTCCCTTTACCCCCAGCCGCAAGACGCCGCCACAGTTCGGCGCGCGGATCGTCACCGGAACCTTCGGCGGTATCGTGTTGGGACTGGCGGGAGGCTCTCTCCCTCTGGGAATCTGCGGAGGAGTTGCGGGCGCGGTTGTGGGTACGCTGTTCTGGGCGTGGGCTCGCGGCAAGATGGCCGAGATCTATGGCAAAGATATGCCAGCTGCGCTTACCGAAGATGTGGCGGCCGTTGTTCTGGGATTGGTGACCAGCGGCCTGTTGTACTGA
- a CDS encoding ATP-dependent Clp protease ATP-binding subunit — translation MFERYTEKARRVIFFARYEASQFGSPYIETEHLLLGLLREDKALTNRFLRSHASVESIRKQIEGHTTIREKVSTSVDLPLSNECKRVLAYAAEEAERLSHKHIGTEHLLLGLLREEKCFAAEILQERGLRLPAIREELQRTTQEKPAQRQQQQREQSMLAEFSRDLTQAAMDAQLDPLVGRDAEVDRVIQILCRRTKNNPVLIGEPGVGKTAIVEGLAQKIADGDVPSFLADKRVLSLDLSLIVAGTKYRGQFEERLKTIMKELMENQNSIVFIDELHTLVGAGSAEGSLDAANILKPALSRGEIQCIGATTPAEYRKSIEKDRSLERRFQAVKVPPPNEEDAIKIIMGIKERYEKFHAVSYTDDAITFSVSHSNRYIPDRFLPDKAIDLIDEAGARVKLKQTSLPDEITEVQKRIKFIVHRMENAIANHEFEKARFYSDEERKERENLRTLRDKYHLDDSSSGIVTREDIEDVVSRWTGVPITAIKEEETQKLLRVEQELHKRVISQEKAISALARAIRRSRAGLKNPGRPIGSFLFLGPTGVGKTEMARTLAQFLFGSEKSLIRFDMSEFMEKHSVSKLIGSPPGYVGYEEGGQLTERVKRSPYSVVLLDEIEKAHPDVFNLLLQVFEDGQLTDGLGNTVDFKNTILIMTSNIGAKHLMKREGLGFQSSKEDVVLEKMEELVKGEVKRTFNPEFLNRLDEVIVFTALSDSDLMQILELLVQQLNTNLVHKAITISVTDEAKKWILDKTLTDRTYGARPLRRALQRYIEDPLSEALIAGNIAVRPAFLEVYLEGDRLFYRPVSSEGEEKLAGAALSIL, via the coding sequence ATGTTCGAACGGTATACGGAGAAAGCACGGCGGGTGATCTTCTTCGCCCGGTACGAGGCCAGTCAGTTCGGGTCACCTTACATCGAGACGGAGCACCTATTGCTGGGTCTGCTCCGCGAAGATAAGGCGCTGACGAACCGCTTTCTGCGGTCGCACGCCTCAGTTGAATCCATTCGCAAGCAGATTGAAGGACATACGACCATTCGGGAGAAGGTCTCGACCTCTGTTGACCTGCCCCTTTCCAATGAGTGCAAGCGCGTTTTAGCCTATGCCGCCGAAGAGGCAGAGCGCCTGAGCCATAAGCACATCGGTACGGAGCACCTGTTGCTGGGTCTGCTCCGCGAAGAAAAGTGCTTTGCGGCGGAGATTCTGCAGGAGCGCGGCTTGCGGCTGCCCGCCATTCGCGAGGAGCTGCAGCGCACCACCCAGGAGAAGCCGGCGCAGCGTCAGCAGCAGCAGCGTGAGCAGTCCATGCTCGCCGAGTTCTCGCGCGACCTGACCCAGGCCGCCATGGACGCCCAGCTCGACCCGCTGGTCGGCCGTGACGCTGAGGTTGATCGCGTCATCCAGATCCTGTGCCGCCGCACCAAGAACAACCCAGTCCTGATCGGTGAGCCTGGTGTCGGTAAGACCGCCATCGTCGAGGGCCTGGCCCAGAAGATCGCCGACGGCGACGTGCCCAGCTTCCTGGCGGACAAGCGCGTCCTGTCTCTGGACCTCTCACTCATCGTGGCCGGCACCAAGTACCGCGGCCAGTTCGAAGAGCGCCTGAAGACCATCATGAAGGAGCTGATGGAGAACCAGAACTCCATCGTCTTTATCGATGAGTTGCATACGCTCGTCGGCGCCGGATCGGCCGAAGGCTCGCTCGATGCCGCCAACATTCTGAAGCCGGCGCTCTCCCGCGGCGAGATTCAGTGCATCGGCGCAACCACACCGGCTGAGTATCGCAAGTCGATCGAAAAGGATCGTTCGCTCGAGCGCCGTTTCCAGGCCGTCAAGGTTCCGCCGCCGAACGAGGAAGATGCCATCAAGATCATCATGGGCATCAAGGAGCGCTACGAGAAGTTTCACGCCGTCAGTTACACCGACGATGCGATCACGTTCTCTGTCTCGCACTCGAACCGCTATATTCCCGATCGCTTCCTTCCCGATAAGGCCATCGACCTGATCGACGAGGCCGGCGCCCGCGTGAAGCTGAAGCAGACCTCCCTGCCCGATGAGATCACCGAGGTGCAGAAGCGCATCAAGTTCATCGTGCACCGCATGGAGAATGCCATCGCGAACCACGAGTTCGAGAAGGCGCGCTTCTACTCCGACGAAGAACGCAAGGAGCGTGAGAACCTGCGCACGCTGCGCGACAAGTATCACCTCGACGACTCGTCGTCGGGTATCGTCACTCGCGAAGACATCGAAGACGTCGTCAGCCGCTGGACCGGTGTGCCGATCACGGCCATCAAGGAAGAAGAGACCCAGAAGCTGCTGCGTGTCGAGCAGGAGCTGCATAAGCGGGTGATCTCGCAGGAGAAGGCCATCAGTGCCCTCGCCCGCGCGATCCGTCGCTCACGTGCCGGCTTGAAGAACCCCGGACGTCCCATCGGAAGCTTCCTCTTCCTTGGACCGACCGGCGTCGGCAAGACGGAGATGGCGCGCACCCTGGCGCAGTTCCTCTTCGGCAGCGAGAAGTCGCTGATCCGGTTCGATATGTCGGAGTTCATGGAGAAGCACTCCGTATCGAAGCTGATCGGTTCACCTCCGGGATACGTGGGATACGAGGAGGGTGGCCAGCTCACCGAGCGGGTGAAGCGTTCGCCGTACTCGGTTGTCCTTCTCGACGAGATCGAAAAGGCGCATCCGGACGTCTTCAATCTGCTGCTGCAGGTCTTTGAAGACGGCCAGTTGACCGATGGTCTCGGCAATACGGTCGACTTCAAGAACACGATCCTCATCATGACGTCGAATATCGGCGCCAAGCACCTGATGAAGCGTGAGGGACTTGGCTTCCAGTCGAGCAAGGAAGATGTCGTGCTCGAAAAGATGGAAGAGCTGGTGAAGGGCGAGGTAAAGCGTACCTTCAACCCCGAGTTCCTCAACCGTCTGGACGAGGTCATCGTCTTCACGGCGCTCAGCGATAGCGACCTGATGCAGATCCTGGAGCTCCTGGTGCAGCAGCTGAACACCAACCTGGTGCACAAGGCGATCACCATCTCCGTCACCGACGAGGCCAAGAAGTGGATTCTCGACAAGACGCTGACCGACCGCACCTATGGTGCGCGTCCTCTGCGCCGCGCGCTGCAGCGCTATATCGAGGACCCGCTCTCCGAGGCACTGATCGCAGGCAACATCGCTGTCCGGCCCGCATTCCTCGAGGTTTATCTCGAAGGCGACAGGCTCTTCTATCGCCCGGTTTCGTCAGAAGGCGAAGAGAAGCTCGCTGGAGCAGCTCTCTCAATCCTGTAA
- a CDS encoding ABC transporter ATP-binding protein — protein sequence MSKTLLDVRSLSKSYATGRGRLDLFRELSFEVAEGEMVAIVGESGAGKSSLLHLLAALDKPDAGEVYLDTTRVDQLNLREQAEFRNRQIGYVWQFHYLLPEFTAEENVAMPLLARGTGRAEAISAARRWLTEVELGDRFTHRTGELSGGEQQRVSLARALVTQPRLLFADEPTGDLDNRTADVVFSLIQRLHKAHGLTSVLVTHNLEFAARCDRILRLRNGGLSQTPVTV from the coding sequence ATGAGTAAGACCCTGCTCGATGTCCGCAGCCTTTCAAAGTCCTATGCCACGGGCCGGGGCCGCCTGGATCTCTTCCGCGAGCTCTCCTTCGAGGTTGCGGAAGGCGAGATGGTTGCCATCGTTGGTGAGTCGGGGGCGGGGAAGTCGTCGCTGCTGCACCTGCTGGCGGCGTTGGACAAGCCGGACGCCGGCGAGGTGTACCTCGACACTACCCGTGTCGATCAGCTCAACCTGCGGGAGCAGGCCGAGTTCCGCAACCGCCAGATCGGGTACGTATGGCAGTTTCACTACCTGCTGCCGGAGTTCACCGCGGAAGAGAATGTCGCCATGCCGCTGCTGGCACGTGGGACAGGCAGGGCGGAGGCTATTTCGGCGGCGCGGCGCTGGCTCACGGAGGTGGAGCTCGGAGACCGCTTCACCCACCGTACGGGTGAGCTCTCCGGAGGCGAGCAGCAACGTGTCTCGTTGGCCAGGGCCCTGGTAACGCAGCCGCGGCTTCTGTTTGCGGACGAACCGACGGGCGATCTGGACAACAGGACTGCGGACGTCGTCTTCAGCCTGATCCAGCGGCTACACAAGGCACACGGCCTGACCTCGGTTCTGGTGACGCATAATCTTGAATTTGCGGCGCGGTGCGATCGCATCCTGCGGTTGAGGAACGGCGGCCTAAGTCAAACACCGGTAACGGTATAA